One Chaetodon trifascialis isolate fChaTrf1 chromosome 21, fChaTrf1.hap1, whole genome shotgun sequence genomic window carries:
- the LOC139349869 gene encoding uncharacterized protein: MPSLDVTQDISPVNSLQNNMPSSELSGHVVAEQGTLNVNQSDDMSSTLDGSATRTIGSFSEQSVKCVSVNTTKASLEATRDISVGSVMEDSQPSLESSGQNMAKIQTSAEGTHGSHPANVTHDISSSSNMSVQVAAAQFSTTDVHCNTSSKNVTLELPGEPGVTSDPVEANSEALLISHDIELTSKVSQPSPEQAGSMNSTFDRKKSTGNTILAEAVTTTVCPQNVTFETKSSEQNGTITLSESSSSDSHHNTLDKPSPPEVCNAMSSPKDNNSDVHPPEQSKHNGTTSVTDPGTLEMADTPESTPEGTFEANPTMDIVSEAGHHETKDHLQSGLPMRGGLSDTLGHQSMDAEDNKAYTLNLDDTLDLRADCLVTSTPMTNKITNIYTAQDEGKAMGAQKKLYGDGSSKPGGQAPSDVLSSVPSNIICNRKTLLTQPVAVSLLPPLKAASKLLKCKLTSTLSGRAEPLTSGLPMTRQRTQAMMRQKTQSEALRNTAASDAPQKTTGISTSSNSLAALTGPKQPSPGKPRLGGIPSGIQRAALGLRPPSARSNAPASSRTDQLRGPTASNPATKIFQAAKHPLTGGEALPIAKKKRMDALLPSGSAEAPKSSVAANRTKNLKQPTTNQRTFPAKSQRDDAAVPASTAETLASCNAVSRAKALKLPVSSHRSQLSKPPIHGCAKCAALEQQLQMKSEEIRRLKEELLKYSNPGEDC; encoded by the exons ATGCCCTCCTTGGATGTCACGCAGGATATTTCACCAGTAAATAGTTTGCAAAACAACATGCCTTCCTCGGAGCTCAGTGGACATGTTGTGGCAGAGCAGGGCACATTGAACGTCAATCAAAGTGACGATATGTCGAGTACTCTTGATGGCAGTGCCACTCGCACCATAGGCTCCTTTAGTGAGCAGTCTGTTAAGTGTGTCAGTGTAAACACGACAAAAGCTTCCTTGGAAGCAACTCGGGATATTTCAGTGGGCAGTGTTATGGAGGACAGTCAGCCTTCATTGGAGTCCAGTGGACAAAATATGGCAAAGATTCAAACATCAGCTGAAGGAACACATGGTTCCCACCCTGCTAATGTTACCCACGACATAAGTTCCTCCAGTAACATGTCTGTTCAGGTTGCCGCGGCACAGTTCTCTACTACTGATGTGCATTGCAACACTAGTTCCAAGAATGTCACCCTTGAACTTCCTGGTGAACCTGGGGTGACCTCGGATCCTGTGGAAGCTAACAGTGAGGCTCTGCTTATAAGCCATGACATTGAGTTGACCAGCAAGGTGTCACAACCAAGCCCAGAACAAGCTGGGTCTATGAACAGCACTTTTGATAGGAAAAAATCCACTGGCAATACCATTTTAGCAGAAGCTGTTACGACAACGGTTTGCCCGCAGAACGTCACTTTCGAAACTAAATCTTCTGAACAGAATGGGACAATAACCTTGTCAGAATCGAGCTCAAGTGACAGTCACCACAACACTTTGGACAAGCCCTCTCCTCCTGAGGTCTGTAACGCAATGAGTAGCCCCAAGGACAATAATTCTGACGTCCACCCTCCTGAGCAGTCAAAACATAATGGCACAACATCTGTTACAGACCCTGGAACCCTGGAGATGGCTGACACGCCTGAGAGCACGCCTGAGGGCACGTTTGAAGCTAATCCAACTATGGACATAGTGTCTGAAGCTGGTCACCATGAGACTAAGGATCATTTACAATCAGGTCTGCCTATGAGAGGTGGTCTTTCCGACACTTTGGGCCATCAAAGCATGGATGCGGAGGATAACAAAGCATACACATTAAATTTGGATGATACCCTAGATTTAAGGGCTGACTGTTTGGTGACCTCAACACCAATGACTAACAAAATAACTAACATCTACACTGCACAAGATGAGGGCAAAGCCATGGGGGCACAGAAGAAACTGTATGGGGATGGTTCCAGTAAGCCGGGCGGTCAGGCACCATCAGACGTGCTATCGAGCGTACCATCGAACATCATCTGTAATCGAAAAACACTCTTAACTCAGCCCGTTGCTGTATCCCTTTTGCCTCCCTTGAAAGCTGCATCCAAGTTGCTGAAGTGCAAGCTGACCTCCACACTTTCAGGAAGAGCTGAGCCACTGACCTCAGGCCTGCCAATGACCAGGCAAAGAACCCAAGccatgatgagacagaagaccCAGTCTGAAGCTTTGAGAAATACCGCTGCTTCTGATGCACCTCAAAAG ACCACAGGAATATCAACCTCCTCCAACTCCCTTGCTGCACTTACAG GACCCAAGCAGCCCAGTCCTGGCAAACCCCGGTTGGGTGGCATACCGTCAGGCATCCAGAGGGCTGCACTAGGTCTCAGGCCGCCATCAGCAAGAAGCAACGCACCAGCTTCTTCGAGGACTGACCAGCTCCGTGGACCGACGG CTTCTAACCCTGCAACAAAGATTTTCCAAGCAGCCAAGCACCCCTTAACCGGAGGTGAAGCTTTACCAAtagcaaagaagaagagaatgG ATGCACTCTTACCCTCTGGTAGTGCAGAAGCCCCCAAATCTTCTGTTGCTGCAAACAGAACCAAAAACCTGAAACAGCCCACAACCAATCAGAGAACTTTTCCAGCTAAAAGCCAAAGAGATG ATGCTGCAGTGCCAGCCAGTACTGCTGAAACATTAGCATCTTGCAACGCTGTAAGCCGAGCCAAAGCCCTGAAGCTGCCTGTATCCAGCCATAGATCTCAGCTGTCTAAACCCCCAATCCACG GTTGTGCCAAATGTGCCGCCCTTGAACAGCAACTTCAAATGAAATCGGAAGAAATAAGGAGACTGAAAGAAG agctGCTGAAGTACAGTAATCCaggggaagactgctga